In Yersinia enterocolitica subsp. enterocolitica, one DNA window encodes the following:
- a CDS encoding efflux RND transporter permease subunit: MFARFFIHRPVFAWVIAIVIMLGGAVAMQTLPIAQYPDVAPPSVSIKATYTGASAETLENSVTQVIEQELTGLDGLLYFSSSSSSDGKANIVATFKQGTNADTAQVQVQNKVQQALTRLPTEVQSQGVTVTKSQTNFLLIMALYDEKDKHTGTDIADYMVSNLQDPLARLEGVGSVQVFGSQYAMRIWLNPTKLAAYSLMPSDIQTAIEAQNTQVSAGKIGALPSGKEQQLTATVMAQSRLKTPEQFNNIIVKSDSTGAVVRLSDVARVELGNEDYSVTTRLNGHPAAGIAVMLAPGANALATAERVKAKAAEFELSLPDGYKIAYPKDSTDFIKVSVEEVVKTLIEAILLVVIVMYVFLQNIRATLIPAIAVPVVLLGTFGVLAIFGYSINTLTLFGMVLSIGLLVDDAIVVVENVERVMREDNLPPREATEKSMGEISSALVGIALVLSAVFLPMAFFGGATGVIYRQFSITIVSAMALSVLVALTLTPALCAAFLKPNHKPLSNTGFFGWFNRHYDRMQTRYESMVGNVIHRSLRYLLIYAVLIVVMGILFIRLPTGFLPTEDQGDVMVQYTLPAGATSGRTMEVSKAVENYFLTQEKDNTKAVFTISGFGFSGSGQNAGMAFIALKNWSERPGSENTATAIADRAMKALSVIRDAQIFSMTPPAVDGLGQSNGFTFELQAAGDTSREQLLTLRDQLISNASKDPILTSVRANTLQQMPQLQVDIDNDKAAALGLSISDVNATLSAAWGGTYINDFIDRGRVKKVYMQGDVDSRSKPEDINQWFVRGSSDAMTSFSAFATTRWIYGPETLSRYNGQASYEIQGQAASGSSSGTAMDRMEKLAAELPGTSYSWSGLSYQERLASGQALSLYAISILVVFLCLAALYESWSVPFSVMMVIPLGIIGAVAAATLRGLENDIYFQVALLTTLGLASKNAILIVEFAEAAYLRGEPLVAAALQGAATRLRPILMTSLAFVAGVMPLAISTGAGANSRISIGSGIIGGTLTATALAVFFVPLFFVLIRRVFSGKSKKTTEHKGV, encoded by the coding sequence ATGTTTGCTCGTTTCTTTATCCATCGTCCGGTTTTTGCCTGGGTCATTGCCATTGTTATTATGTTGGGTGGGGCGGTTGCGATGCAAACCTTGCCGATAGCCCAATATCCCGATGTGGCACCGCCATCCGTTTCTATTAAAGCTACTTACACCGGAGCTTCGGCTGAAACACTCGAAAACAGTGTGACACAGGTGATTGAGCAAGAACTGACGGGGTTGGATGGTTTGCTCTATTTCTCTTCCTCCAGTAGCTCTGATGGTAAGGCTAATATCGTCGCGACCTTTAAACAGGGAACCAATGCCGATACTGCGCAGGTACAGGTACAAAATAAGGTGCAGCAGGCGCTAACTCGCTTGCCAACCGAGGTGCAGTCGCAAGGGGTCACAGTGACCAAATCGCAGACAAACTTCTTGTTGATCATGGCGCTGTATGATGAAAAGGACAAACACACCGGGACGGATATTGCCGACTATATGGTCAGCAACTTGCAAGACCCACTGGCTCGTCTCGAAGGGGTGGGTAGTGTGCAAGTGTTTGGTTCGCAATATGCGATGCGGATTTGGTTAAATCCAACCAAATTGGCGGCTTACAGCCTGATGCCCAGTGATATTCAAACTGCCATTGAAGCACAGAATACACAGGTTTCTGCCGGTAAAATCGGAGCATTACCGAGTGGCAAAGAACAGCAATTGACCGCCACGGTCATGGCGCAATCCCGCCTGAAAACCCCGGAGCAATTTAACAATATTATTGTTAAAAGTGACAGCACCGGCGCGGTGGTCCGGCTGAGTGATGTGGCTCGTGTTGAGCTGGGTAATGAAGACTACAGCGTGACCACTCGTCTAAATGGTCATCCGGCCGCGGGGATCGCGGTGATGTTAGCGCCGGGTGCCAATGCGTTAGCGACCGCCGAGAGAGTCAAGGCTAAAGCAGCCGAGTTCGAGTTGAGCCTACCTGACGGCTACAAAATTGCCTATCCCAAAGACAGCACTGATTTTATTAAAGTGTCGGTCGAGGAAGTGGTCAAAACGCTGATCGAAGCCATCCTGCTGGTGGTTATCGTGATGTACGTTTTCCTGCAAAATATCCGCGCTACCTTAATTCCCGCGATTGCGGTTCCCGTCGTATTGCTGGGAACATTTGGCGTACTGGCTATATTTGGCTATTCAATCAATACGTTGACACTTTTTGGTATGGTGCTGTCTATCGGTTTATTGGTGGACGATGCCATTGTCGTGGTGGAAAACGTCGAGCGGGTGATGCGGGAAGATAATCTCCCACCTCGTGAAGCCACTGAGAAATCAATGGGTGAAATCTCCAGTGCATTGGTTGGGATTGCACTGGTGCTCTCGGCGGTGTTCTTGCCGATGGCTTTCTTTGGTGGTGCGACTGGGGTGATTTATCGCCAGTTTTCCATCACGATTGTATCAGCGATGGCATTGTCGGTACTGGTGGCATTGACCCTCACACCAGCACTGTGCGCCGCATTCCTTAAACCCAATCATAAGCCGCTATCAAACACGGGGTTCTTCGGCTGGTTCAACCGTCATTATGACCGGATGCAGACGCGTTATGAAAGCATGGTCGGGAATGTTATCCATCGATCTTTACGCTATTTATTGATTTACGCCGTGCTGATTGTGGTGATGGGCATACTGTTTATTCGCTTGCCGACTGGCTTTTTACCCACTGAAGATCAAGGTGATGTCATGGTGCAATATACCCTGCCTGCCGGGGCAACCAGTGGGCGCACTATGGAAGTCAGTAAAGCGGTAGAAAACTATTTCCTGACCCAAGAAAAGGACAATACCAAAGCGGTCTTTACTATCTCTGGTTTTGGGTTCAGTGGCAGCGGACAAAATGCCGGTATGGCGTTTATTGCATTGAAAAACTGGAGTGAACGACCGGGCAGTGAAAACACCGCAACAGCCATTGCTGACCGCGCGATGAAGGCGCTATCGGTTATTCGTGACGCCCAAATTTTCAGTATGACACCGCCCGCGGTAGATGGATTGGGTCAGTCGAATGGCTTTACTTTTGAGCTACAGGCCGCTGGCGATACCAGCCGTGAGCAGTTACTCACTTTGCGCGATCAACTGATTAGCAACGCCAGTAAAGATCCTATTTTGACCTCCGTTCGCGCCAATACCTTACAACAAATGCCGCAACTACAGGTGGATATTGATAACGATAAAGCCGCAGCATTAGGTTTATCAATAAGTGATGTCAACGCCACACTGAGTGCTGCTTGGGGGGGAACCTATATCAATGATTTTATTGATCGTGGGCGGGTGAAAAAAGTATATATGCAGGGTGATGTAGATTCCCGTTCTAAACCAGAGGATATCAACCAATGGTTCGTGCGTGGCAGCAGCGATGCCATGACATCATTTTCTGCTTTTGCGACCACACGTTGGATCTATGGCCCGGAAACTCTTTCGCGCTATAACGGGCAGGCGTCTTATGAAATTCAGGGGCAGGCAGCTTCCGGCAGTAGCTCAGGTACAGCAATGGATCGCATGGAGAAATTGGCAGCCGAATTACCCGGTACCAGTTATTCATGGAGCGGATTGTCTTATCAGGAACGTTTAGCCAGTGGGCAAGCATTGTCACTGTATGCCATTTCAATCTTGGTAGTATTTCTGTGTTTGGCAGCCCTGTATGAGAGTTGGTCGGTGCCTTTCTCGGTCATGATGGTTATCCCGTTAGGGATAATTGGGGCAGTAGCCGCAGCGACATTGCGTGGTCTGGAGAATGATATCTACTTCCAGGTGGCCTTGCTGACGACCCTTGGGCTGGCATCGAAAAACGCCATTTTGATTGTTGAATTTGCTGAGGCCGCCTATTTACGTGGTGAGCCATTGGTAGCGGCGGCTTTGCAGGGCGCTGCGACGCGTTTACGGCCTATCCTGATGACTTCACTGGCGTTTGTTGCTGGGGTCATGCCTCTGGCAATTTCTACCGGTGCTGGAGCCAACAGCCGTATTTCAATCGGTAGCGGTATTATTGGCGGTACCTTAACGGCGACCGCGCTGGCCGTCTTTTTCGTCCCTCTATTCTTTGTATTGATTCGTCGCGTGTTCAGCGGCAAGTCAAAAAAAACCACTGAACATAAAGGAGTCTGA
- a CDS encoding efflux transporter outer membrane subunit, translated as MFSRILTLLLPVLLAGCISLDPDYQRPAAPVPATLPYSAASSGTAADIPWQETVTEPKLRQVITLALGSNRDLRQAIADIEAARAQYGVQRAAQMPTVNAGVEGSRGRSLSDTSDGNNNTAISQSYGAEISVSAFELDLFGKKRSLSRAEFETYLATEEAAKTTRITLIADTATAWVTLAADQNQLLLAEETLNSAAQSLKLAQLRQKNGVASRIDVAAMETLYQSARADVAQYKTTVAQDKNALDLLVGQPVPTNLLPAAAATLPQVIKAVPVGLSSDVLLNRPDVLAAEHKLKSANANIGAARAAFFPSVTLTASGGVGSSALATLLREGAGIWLFAPAITLPIFDGGANQAALDYSQAQKNGYIAAYEKAIQTAFKEVADALARKTTIQEQLAAQQAYVAAAQESFELAQKRYKQGIDTYLNMLDAQRTLYSAQASLITVQQTQANNMITLYKVLGGGISDASKD; from the coding sequence ATGTTCAGTCGCATACTGACATTATTGTTACCCGTGCTTCTGGCAGGATGTATTTCTCTCGATCCAGACTATCAACGTCCGGCAGCACCGGTTCCGGCAACGCTACCTTATTCAGCCGCCAGTAGCGGCACGGCGGCAGATATTCCGTGGCAGGAAACCGTGACTGAACCTAAGTTGCGTCAGGTTATTACCTTGGCATTAGGGAGTAACCGCGATTTGCGTCAGGCTATTGCCGATATCGAAGCTGCTCGTGCGCAATATGGGGTGCAACGTGCCGCGCAGATGCCAACGGTCAATGCCGGAGTAGAGGGTAGCCGCGGGCGCTCATTATCCGATACATCCGACGGCAACAACAATACGGCGATCAGTCAGAGTTATGGTGCTGAGATCAGTGTCAGTGCCTTCGAACTGGATTTATTCGGCAAAAAACGCAGTTTGTCTCGTGCTGAGTTTGAAACTTATCTGGCAACAGAAGAGGCCGCGAAAACCACGCGTATTACCTTGATTGCTGATACGGCAACCGCCTGGGTGACCTTAGCGGCTGACCAGAATCAATTATTGTTGGCCGAAGAAACGCTAAACAGTGCGGCACAGTCGCTCAAGTTAGCACAACTGCGGCAGAAAAATGGCGTAGCGTCACGTATTGACGTGGCCGCGATGGAAACCTTGTATCAATCAGCACGGGCCGATGTTGCGCAATACAAAACGACAGTCGCACAGGATAAAAATGCGTTGGATTTACTGGTGGGGCAGCCGGTACCTACGAATTTATTACCAGCAGCGGCAGCTACCTTGCCGCAGGTTATCAAAGCGGTACCTGTTGGGCTTTCCTCTGATGTGTTGTTGAACCGGCCTGATGTCTTGGCAGCTGAGCATAAATTGAAATCGGCTAATGCCAATATCGGGGCGGCTCGGGCGGCGTTTTTCCCCAGCGTGACCTTGACTGCCAGTGGCGGCGTGGGTAGCTCGGCACTGGCAACATTGCTCCGTGAGGGGGCAGGAATTTGGTTATTTGCCCCGGCTATTACCTTACCGATATTTGATGGCGGGGCGAATCAGGCAGCACTGGATTATTCACAAGCACAGAAAAACGGTTATATCGCTGCCTATGAGAAAGCCATTCAGACAGCGTTTAAGGAAGTTGCTGATGCTCTGGCGCGTAAAACCACCATTCAGGAGCAGTTGGCGGCCCAGCAAGCTTATGTGGCGGCAGCACAGGAAAGTTTTGAATTGGCACAGAAACGCTATAAACAAGGAATAGATACTTATTTGAATATGCTGGATGCTCAGCGCACGTTGTATTCGGCACAAGCCAGTTTGATCACTGTGCAACAAACACAAGCTAATAATATGATTACATTATATAAAGTTCTGGGCGGCGGGATATCTGACGCCAGCAAAGACTAG